The window GTTCCCGTTGCTGTCGGAGTAAGTATAGGTGCCGcagtcttcatcatcatcttggtaGGGGTTCAGAGCCACGTATGTGCAGAGAATGCCGCCCATGATGCTGGAAAGCATCCAGAGGATGAGGCACATGCCGACGTGTGCGCCAGGGTGAATACCCTTTTTGAATTTCCGAACAGCTCTCGTAATCACTTCAGCAAGACTCCACAGCATAGCAATACCGGCCTGTAGTGTGTAAGTCAGGGTTATCCAAGCAAGTCGTGAAATAAGGGGATAAGCATACAGAAGGGGCTGCAGCAATGGCACCGCTGATGTTGCCATTCTGCAGAGACGCCAACGAGAGGCCCAAGCCAATGGCGCCCAGAAGAACACCAGCACCATGGAATCCCACTCTCGTGAACGCagccttcttcgtctcctcCGGAAGTGGCAATACGGGTTGCTGGCCCGGGTAGGGTTGGTAATATGGCTGGtatccagcagcaaccagCTCTTGGGGAAGAGAATGTGTCGGGGCGGGCATTGCAACAGGCGCCGCAGTCTTTTCGGTGACTTGGGGAGTCTCTTGAGAAGCCATGACGACAAATGTTTCGAGGTTGGTGACAGAAATTAAGAGTTGAACTGGCAAAGAGCTGCAAAGAAGGATAAATAGAGTACGTGCTGGTGTATAGAAGCGACGCAAATCTCCTCAGACGGGCAAAATCAACTATCGAGTAAAAGCGCAGTGAAACGAAGGGCGTGCAAAACGAAACGACGGGCTGTAACCAAAAGCGTTACAAAAGCGAGTGTATATCCCAGATTTGGGCGGCGAGATTTGCGCTGCGAAAACGAACGACAAAGCGAATGACTACGAGAAGAAATGGGAATCAACCAACATCAAAGCGAGGGCCGGCGCGCCCAGGCTATTAAAGGCAGCGGCACGGCTGAGCAACGGGGAAATTGGGCCAAGGCCCCATgtgtttaaaaaaaaaaatgcaCGATAAATGGTGGCGAGGAGGATCCACATCCATGAAGCGACTCCTGTAGCCAAGCGCTGCTATTAACCGCAGCTAACATGCTTCTAGGCTGTGCAGCTAAAGAGGCGGCATTCAGCAATTATGGAGTCTCTCTGCTTTGGGAGTATGCCGAAAAAGAACAGGCCAGTGTCACCAGCCGCCATGGCTCAAGGCAAAACGCTGATGTGAGCAaatctcctcatcctcctcgtcgcACATCAGTCTCGAGTCTGTACAACGGGGCAGGGCAATTGGAAGTGCCAGCTCGGATGCCAAAGCCATTTTCAAGGTTCTCGAGACGATCTCTCGTGCCCCAAACCTCGTATAGGGCATGAAGGGGCGCATCGTGAACCTAGAGAATGGCTTTATCAGTCGAGCCGACATTCCCCATTGCCGAATCATCAAAGCATAGGTGGCCTCAAAATCTATCACTCTATTGATATCCATGCCACTTTGGGCCCGGAGCTGCCTGGGAAATCTTTAGCACCCGTCACAAGAATATCGCAAATGGCTAGCATACCGTTTATCCTTTGCATCTTGACTGCAGTCCAACACTTCTTTAAATTCGCCATATATTGGGCATCATATTTTATTCCCGTTGTAACACCACCATGAGGCCCATTATGCCCAGCATTACCGTTTTCAACCATGGATATTCCGACAGCAGGATGGTGACATAGCCGACAAAAGGTACATACGCAATCACGCTGCCGATGATGTCGGTGCGCTCCAGGTAGTCTTGGCCCTTGGCAAAAAGCTCAGTGTCGTCTGCCACGTTGTTGTCTCCCTTTGTAAGAAACTTTGCCTTGTCGCTAGTAAAGGTGTTAGTAAACAGGACAATGTCGACGGCAAGGCTTTACCTACCCATGACCGAATTTCCGCACGACTCGATGAACAATGGGAATATCCTTATCCTTTACGTTGTAGACAACAATTTCGCCGACCGAAGTTTCGCTAATCAGTTCGCGGTTCCAGAGCAAGAGCAGATCGCCTCGTTGGAATGCCGGCTCCATGCTACCACTAAgaacgacgacgatgggAGAGGGAGAATCAGAGACGATGGAGAGGCCCTTCCACATCTATTATCCAGCAATCAGTTAGCTTCATTTCCCATATCAGAAGGGGTCTGCGAGGGATCAGCGCAGCAACGCACCATGAATGCTGTGGACAGCACCAGCCCAAAGTTCATGAGCTGGGCGGCGAAATTCCGCGGGTTCTGGAGACCTGCAAACATtttcgcctctctctcttcgtaGTGATTTGAATGAGGAGTGTCGagttgagaaagaagaggtttGCTGCTGGGTCGAATGGCCAAAATataagcaaaagcaagctgGATGTTTGTTTCTGTGGTGGTCTGATGACAATGCACTGGGACCCAAATTCAATTAATGGGCAACGATCTGGACATGGTGGCTCTTTTGGAGCTCTCGAGCCAATCAGATGCTGCATTGAGTGGTGGGACCCACAGGTGTTTAAAGCCTACTCGGGTACGTACCTCATTGCTGTTTTGGGAGGCTTCGGGACTCGAGCTCGATCTGCGGGGAGCCGATCTGATGTCATTGACAAGGAAGCCATCGAAAGCTTGTATGTCATCGCTTGTAATCTAGAGGTTGGGACGGGCGGTATAAATCGAGGACAGACGTCTTTTGttcttccagctgctccgAGCACTACAAAGATACCATCTACAACAGTAAAGCTGAGAATTGCACCAAATTCCATCGCCGTTCAAAGCCAAATCATACCAATTCAATTACATACCCTAGACCCAGATATTATACTACAATTGCAATCATGGAGGgcggcaacaacaacaacaataacagccagcagcagcagggtgAGGCGGGCTTGATGGGTGCTCATGCGCAGTATATCAAAGGCGTCGGAGAGGTATGGATTCGATCATTGCAAACCTACTATATTCACTCTTCGACTTGTATCATCATCTGCTAACCACAATTTCTTCTCTTACAGGCAACCATTGGCAGTATTAGCGGCTCGCAAGCCTGGTCCGCATCGGGAGCGCAGGATAAAGCAGCTGCTCTCGAAGCCCTGAAAAAGGCCGGTGAGAAGAGGGATCCGAACCAGGGATATGGAAAGGCCGAAGAGTGGGCTGGAAAGTTGACTGGGTGCGAGGGCATGCAGAAGGAGGGCGCGGCAAGTTCGCATAAGAGGAACGACTAAAGGGAACGGGATTTACCTGCTGCGGAACGTTAGGGACAACCAGTTACGGCGTTGCTGAGTGTATAACAATTGTAAAACAAGGAAACCAAATACAATATCATTAAACAACGTGAAGAATTGAGGCTTCATTTCACTTTCCTTCCAATGGCTGTTTGAAGGTATCGTTGCCCTCGAACCTTCCACGCCAACTATCGCAGCTCTCTTTCCCATTCACAAACTGTTGTTTCCATGTACTACCCTGTTTACCTTGGATGGACACGATTTCGCAATTTTGCTCGCAACAACATTTATCATCTCTCCCTTGTCACGCCGCTGTGACTCACCTATCGCATATAGTCTCCTCATATTCACCTCCTCAGCTCCACGACTTGATCGGAGCGGAGCTTATTCTTTGAAGCATCATTACGGTGGTACTGTGTTACACAAGTCTTCCACTTTGGTAGTTATACTATTTCAGCAAAAACAATGGACTCGACGCCTCTACTCGTTGGTAGCAACGAGCTCTCAGCTGGCCGAGCTCTTCTACAGGACCATGTGAGTACATGCTGTTTGTTTCTACAGTGCAGCATCCGTGCAGTGTTGGTTCCCTACTAAAGAGTAACCGTAAACAGCCTGTTTTCCTCCGCGCCAGCCATTCCCCGTGGTGCTTCATACCGCAAAACgtgctcgtcttcttccgcGGCCTCATTCTCGCATATCTCATCGCCGCCTCCATCTTGGTTTTGAACTACGAGACTACAGACGCCGCCCCAGGTGAAACAAATGctcgcctcttcttcgactttgccatcatcagcggCGCCATGGTTCTCTTATACTTCATAATCACGTTTGTAGGTCAAATGCACAACCTCGTCGAGTTGTCACAAATGTCTAACGTGTGTTTGTGATTGCAGTCGTGGACTTTCACCCACTTGTACTATCCAGATCCTGAGGAAATCGATGGAGGCATTGAATCATGGGTTGTGAACCTCATGTCTCTGCCCAGAAACCTGGCTAGCCTGCGCCAGCAGTTTTACTTTACTCTGTTTTACATTACTACTGTCGTCTTTTCGTTCATGAACACGGTAATTTACTGGTTCATTACGCGACCGTACGACTTGGAGAACAACGATGACGGCGGCACTGGggatgatgataatggtggtggtgacggcAATGGCTttctagcagcagcacccaACACACCATGTAGGGATATCTTCTCATGGCTTTGGTAGAAGACTCTGCTAACATGACTTTCCAGTCAGCGATATTTTTGGCGAAGGGTGGCTCAAGgcctttgccattgtcaacctGTTCGGGATCACGTCAATCATCATGGTGTTTGAGATACTCTtcctcaacagcatcagaCGCCCCTCGGTGAGTTGGGCAATACGAGTCACTGCTGCCAAATGCCAAACTGACGTGCCGCTAGACAATCAGTGCCTACCTCTTCGCCCTCATGGTCTTTGCCGGCCTCTACCTTGGCTGGGCCTACATTGGGCACGCCGCCACTGGCATATACCCCTTTTTCTGGCTTGATCCAGCAGAGGCCGGCTCCCAAGAAGCGGTGACGGCATACGCTATCGGCTTCGTCCTTCTGGCTCCAATTAGTAAGGCCCTATATCTGCCGTCCTTGTGTTGAGACGACTGACAATGGTCACAGTGTACATCTTCATGCAGGGCTTCGTTGGCATCCGAGAGTCGCTGGTTCGACCCCACGTCATCATTCAAGAAGGTCTCGGGGCCTAGATGCGAGAGTCGATGGAGGGGTAATGATGATTGCTGTACCAAAAGGAGGGGTAATGATGGTGACTCTTTGAATCTAGAGGAATCGGAGGCATCTCGAGGTAGTGTGACGCATTAAGGGTCCTGACCGATGGTCGGCGGCAGTGGTTTCGCCCTATGAAAAAGCCTCATTGATGAGCTGTCAGTGTGGGGAGAGCAGCTCTAGAGTATTCTCTTTAACCTAGAACCAATTTTAGAAGTGCTTGCGTTCCTGACTAGAACCAATCCACAACCTTCTACTGCTGACATGATGCATTGCTTGCATGGGTTCCCCCATACATAGGAGTAGGAGATGGGAGTTTTGAAACAGGCGGTGCAGATGggcggtactcgtacacgtCGACACGCCCATTGCGCCTGGTCATCTGTTTGGTCACGTCAAGATGGGTGGATGCGTGGCAGCTGGCGTTTGGATCGCAGGGGACGAAACGTTGCTATGGGCTGAATATTcagggtgagggtgagggtgaggcgATGAGAGCTTGGAAGTTCGAGGCCGCCAAACCCCTCCATGGAACACGTCACAGGTACTTTGTCTCTACGGGTTTGGAAGAGGGGTTTGGCGGGACCACGTGGTAGAGGTACCAGCAAGATTCCGCCCAATGAAGCGCGTGCCATTTCCAAATCAAGGAGGGGAAGTGATGCTTGCAAAAATGATGGGAGGGAAAGGGGACTGGAAGGATATTTTGGACGCTTTGATgagaaaaaagtaaagagaaacaggcaaaaaaagatttCGAAGCTGGCGGTTTCTTCTCTCCCGCCGGGAATTGAACCCGGGTCTCAAGCGTGACAAGCTTGCATACTGACCACTATACTACGGAAGAATGTAAACAACCTGATGGCTGCTGTAGGAAGTGTGGGTCGCTTCGATGGGAGAGCGAGTTGCTATTTTGCTATAATTAGGTTCTGTGAAGAGAGCGTCTGTTCTTGTTAGTGGATGACTCCCTTTTTGTGAGGACGAGGTCGTAGGGAACAATGTGCGCCGATAACAATAAgtaaagagaaagaggaagaagagtgaCTCGGAGCAACAAATCACCGAGTTCCCTGGTGTCATGTAATGTGGCCTGTTCAATCTCAACATTGTACTGTAGATGATGCCTTGTCTTCTAGGTAGGTACATACGCAGGGAGTGAAGAGAtagagagggagaggcatTTCCTGATTCGGTGGTCAGGTCGGGCGTGCTCTTTTTCACGACACTTGTTGCCCACTGATTTGGCTCGCCGTGTTATTCAGCTGCTCCGGGTCCCCGATTGGTGGCGAGCAGCACTGCACTTATCTCTCCCCTTCTGCTGCACTATACTCGTACGAATATTCAGCCGGTGAGGGGCGATACAGTACACTCGACCATCCCGTCTGTCCAGTCATCTGCCCAGCCCTGCCACTACCAATTGGATGATGTCGACCTGCATGGCCACAGTACAACACACGCCCCAGCCCAGGTGTCGGCAACCCGCGCGGCGGTAGCTTTCCCTCGGCGGCCCAAGTACTTGGTACCTGTTCTGACGCTGGCTGCCGCCGTGGCTGAGACAGCAATTCCGGCTGCGAGATTCACGGTCAATCGGTACCTGTCGGCGGCCATCAGAGGTACAAATAGTGGATCCGTGCCCATTCTGCCTCTTCtgtcttctgcttcttctcctcccccaCACGCAAGCCAGATAGGGTCGCAAATACTCTCGCGAAAGggtcatcttcttgattATAAGAAGGTGGTCTTGTCGCGCCCGGACCCCGACAAtcgttttccttttttgtgcgtcattcattcattcattcattcatcattCACAACATCTCGCTTTCCCAATCCTTCCGCTCATTCCTTTATTCGTCGCTCTCTTAAGTCAATCTATATGCTAGTCTTCTGCAGACTGTGAGAGTCAGAGCGTCATATCTTATGCACAGCCAACACATCTCCCACAAAGACACCTCTTTCTTTAGTCAGGTCAAATATATACCCGCCAAAATGTTCAAGCGTGCATTCCGGTCTCAGGACCAAcaccagaaccagaaccggGTGGACAAGGCTCAAAGACTAAAGAAGCCAAGCTCCGCCAAGGAGCATGTCAAAGCAAAGGTGTCTAAGCTGCAGAGCTCTATCATAGAGCACGAAGCGGCACCAGCTCAACCCATCAACATCACGCCCTCGCCGATTGTCACACTTACCATTGGTCGCGAGGGACGTCTGTTTGCGGCACACGAGGATGTCCTCAGCCAGTCGCCCTTTTTCGAGGCGGCCTGTAGCAAGGACTCGTCTGATGCCATGAACAAGAGAATCTCCCTTCCCGACGAGGAGCCCGAGATCTTTTCGGCAGTGCTCGAGTATCTCTACAAGGGAGACTACTATCCGCGCCTGGTTCACAACAGGCACCGTAACTCCTGGGAGCTCGAGGACCGCATGAGGACTCCTCAAAAGCCACCACCAACCCCTGACAACGGCACGGGCTCCGATGCCGCCGTCTATCTCTCCAGCGTGGGGGCCGAGATCCTGCGTGACACAGTCATCTACTGTGCCGCCGACAGGTACGGCCTCGAGGAGCTGAAGCGTCTGGCTCTGCGCAAGCAAGGGCTGCATGCCGGCATCGATGTCGGCACCATCCTGCGGTCTGCCCAGTACGCTTATGCCAACACGCCCGATTCGGACAGTCGCCTCCGTGCTCACTACCTTGCTCTGATCATCCGCTGCCGCAAGACGTTCAAGCGCAGCGGCACCATGCAagctgagatggaggccgGCGGCAGCAAGCTGTTCTTCGACTTGTTCGTTGCCATGTGCAACCACTTGGACGATGTCATAGACGTCACTAATAACCGTTCGCCCAAGACTGTATAAATGGGCAGATCAAAGAACAACTTTAGCTTTTCGGCACGGGCTGAGTACAACGACAGCCGTTGGAAAGCGAAGgataaaaaaacaaaaaacataaaaaaaaaactcaaaATGGTAAATCGGATCGATATAAGCTGGAGCAAGCATTTGGTTGCGTTGCTTTTTCATTGCTTTCCTTTTCTGTTACCGCTTTTTGGTTGTCTGATGTTCTGATGAGTGCAAATTTACGGGAGTCTTATCATTGCTTCATCTACGGGCCGCAATCTTTTTTTGTACGGACTGCTTGCATTGAGTGTGTTTTGCACATACATATCTTGGCTTTATTCCAAGTCTCGGAACTCCACTCTGCTTTCATTCTACGGCGCTAGATCGCGTCCTTGGTGTTTTTCTTGCCAAGTTTTGGGATTTTGATAAAATCTTACAGCACCATGAGAAAAGATGGGGGAAAATGACAGCCCCGGGAGGCTTTTTCAGAACGGGATTTTGCTTGGTTTGCTTCGGCATTAcgggtttctttttgggctTTGGATACAATTCACGAAATGGATAAAATGGGAAGACTTCAATTATCTGGACAAGGCATTTGCTTACGGATCGAGTATTGTTAACATCTCGGACAAGATTGGACATTCAGAGCGTGCCTCTggcttttgctctttctttcttcttttttccctttttaaCGAAGACATGAGAAACACTGCACAGCCCTGGGGGCGCAACGcaggccaaaaaaaaaaaagagaaaatattcTACAGGGTCGCTAGCGGTCCTCCCTGACATGAGTTCCGCGTCAGGGTCGAGGTTAATGAGACAATTTCGCACCTCACATGCTTTGTTCCTTGCCAACGTGAATGTCATGTTTCTGATTTGAGAAGTCGTAAATTCACGCTCAGTGTGTATAATATTGCTACATGTAGACGACTAACAATACAATCTATGCAGAATCCCACTTGACTTGGAAATCCTGAAACTTGGCCTCCAAGCCATCCGTCGTATCCTTAGCCGGTCTCGCAATCAGAGCACCAATCTCAAGCTCCCATCCCTGCCCACCATTATCCCCATACGGCCAGTTAATCTCCCTCATCGGGACCTTTTCCTCGCCATCGACGCGATACACCCACAAGCACGAACCGTCATGGGCGTCCAGCCTCTCGACCAAGATGGTGACGGCCTTGCGCCCGGCCTGGATCTCCTCGGCGGAAGCGGCGTCGGCGACGCTCCAGTCGGCCCAGTTATCGCAGCAGACGGTggagaggcgaggctggcCGTTGAAGTGCTCGACGCCGGCCTTGATCCACTTGCGGGGGAGGGAGGGCtttgtgaagatgaggaggatgccGGCTTGGTCGAATTGGTGGGTGTAGGTTGCTGTGAATGTGATGGAGGCGGATTTGAATTGGGGGAAGGGGTTTTTGGAGAGGGATTTGTAGGGGGCTGGATGTAGAGAGGTGAGTTAGTTGTTTGTATTATTGATAGGTGTGAAATGAGTATGTGGTGGAGAGGTTACCGGTGAAGACGTCGTGAGAAGGGGGTTTCTTCCAGACGTCGGTGTTGGCTGGAGCAGAAAAGGTAAAAGTAGAGtcagccatggtgatgatttgTCAAAATGAATTGATGATATGAATACGATGATGAACAAGCTGGAGTTACAGAGGATTTAGTGTGCTGAATTAGAGAGGTTAGGAGCGGATGGTTTGTGAGCTTTTATAACAcgagctgatggagatgcctcACATCTTCTGCCCCTCACAGTCTTTAAATCGGGGTAACTAACAAGGTCAGGCCAGATGCCAAGTACTATTTCACCGACCTATGCTGCTATTTTCTTGACAAATACTCCGCAACTCTACATCGTTGCTCTTTAACATTTAGATCGTTTTTAGCTTCTGGGGCAGGCCTCGTTGCTCAGCGATCGGGGAAATGTCAAAGGTGGGGGAAGATGGAGTATACGAATCACGTTTGGACGGGGAATGTCGGGGTACGGGACAGCATTTGGAGAACATAATCCTCCAAATCAGACGTTACTTTGAAatttcctctttttgccAAAGTTACGACAATGGATATTCTGCTTGTTTATTCGAGGTACATTACACAGCCACAGCGAAGAGGATGCCCAACCCGGCAAAATCCATAGTTTCAGTGACGCATGCGGGACAGAGGGCGCGAGATGGGAGTCATAGCAAGAGACGAGATTATATGCAGATTCAGCCGATGATTAAGCGGTCGGACCGACAAAACCTTTGCGAGCAAAGAGTCAAAGTTTTGCCTTGGGCTGAGAGCATTTCGCCTTTGACTCTGCAACAAGTTCGCGGCTGCGATTCTGCGCAACAAAAACTGTGCAGTCTGTTATCTTATACTCTCTCGTATCTCCAATAACGCTGTTTACGCCCTTTTGCCATCTCGAAAAAAACTTTGAGGCGTCGAGATTCGAACCGACGGCTGCCTCGAACCAGGGCCACTGCCGTGACTGGAAACTCTGCTGGGCAAAACCGAATCTGCACATTTTTTCGTGCCTCTTCCCCACTCGGCCACTCTAATCCCGCCATAATCAGTTCGGGCGAGGGCCCCGcccaacttttttttctcttcattttcttctgccCACCACAGCGCGACGACGGATTTTTATCACCATCGGGATTCACGAAGCAGCATTTTTTTGGGCCCCAGATTTGCTT of the Trichoderma breve strain T069 chromosome 4, whole genome shotgun sequence genome contains:
- a CDS encoding BTB/POZ domain-containing protein, translating into MFKRAFRSQDQHQNQNRVDKAQRLKKPSSAKEHVKAKVSKLQSSIIEHEAAPAQPINITPSPIVTLTIGREGRLFAAHEDVLSQSPFFEAACSKDSSDAMNKRISLPDEEPEIFSAVLEYLYKGDYYPRLVHNRHRNSWELEDRMRTPQKPPPTPDNGTGSDAAVYLSSVGAEILRDTVIYCAADRYGLEELKRLALRKQGLHAGIDVGTILRSAQYAYANTPDSDSRLRAHYLALIIRCRKTFKRSGTMQAEMEAGGSKLFFDLFVAMCNHLDDVIDVTNNRSPKTV
- a CDS encoding peptidase s24-like domain-containing protein, which gives rise to MFAGLQNPRNFAAQLMNFGLVLSTAFMMWKGLSIVSDSPSPIVVVLSGSMEPAFQRGDLLLLWNRELISETSVGEIVVYNVKDKDIPIVHRVVRKFGHGDKAKFLTKGDNNVADDTELFAKGQDYLERTDIIGSVIAYVPFVGYVTILLSEYPWLKTVMLGIMGLMVVLQRE